The proteins below come from a single Lepeophtheirus salmonis chromosome 4, UVic_Lsal_1.4, whole genome shotgun sequence genomic window:
- the LOC121115862 gene encoding uncharacterized protein, whose protein sequence is MNRVIPSFQIRIHSQLLIALLLGFDHCFNGVTGSCYFPAAFQGEYMTQASSSQRHFTYSNLSINYNSIPVWGFCHRRLGNNVILMDDAGGIRCYKCFQLVLRSSNILTVLSSVMNKCYTSEDRAVKDCPRDGLDSAKEVILYRTKGIMGEPGANPTYCPINGAFTFTYTIHDGTKDALKCSSQTSEVSDCPYGFGLHFQFKRCSFGDMEFSFHCLGDWDSGQRSGERYIALMDIQATSKDVIESRPRYRCALYKKNEESGEISLALSADSSCSSQLISSEKGYETLLLSPQTKPAQIVNQGQQQACFPSFAQGKWEYLEIKGESVLLKDQREFKTYSGQCTRRSEQHIEKYIIFARTHCGEETYKCLWLKNRGDNALEFKLGSYSSKNPVEELCDDESFVDETWRTQGRLSVTDPTPYPIIGEYTGVIPDTDGLCAKLYSDCNNPEIMFYTIFNCFNRSEIFEEREYSCLGQWTDEDDGLIYTYTRRKDMIGFECFVAVMSPRSGDIFLREASHNCERGQTPKRNGMKLTQVSKCYGRFRKKPFHPSTSISTEPTYETNSIDRLLASGGDSRWSTSSVGLPMILVWIYVMFL, encoded by the exons TTACTGGCTCCTGCTACTTTCCAGCTGCCTTTCAAGGAGAGTATATGACACAAGCAAGTTCATCTCAGCGTCACTTCACCTATTCtaatttgtcaataaattacAATTCCATTCCCGTATGGGGCTTCTGTCATCGCCGTCTGGGCAATAATGTTATTCTCATGGATGACGCGGGTGGTATCCGATGCTATAAATGCTTTCAGCTCGTTCTACGATCTTCCAACATTCTTACAGTCCTTTCTTCAGTCATGAATAAATGCTATACCTCAGAGGATCGAGCCGTAAAAGACTGTCCAAGAGATGGTTTGGATAGCGCCAAAGAAGTCATTCTCTATC gaacTAAAGGTATTATGGGTGAACCAGGAGCGAATCCAACATATTGCCCCATCAATGGTGCGTTTACATTCACATACACTATCCACGATGGTACAAAGGATGCACTCAAATGCTCCTCACAAACTTCTGAAGTCTCTGATTGTCCATATGGCTTTGGTCTTCATTTTCAGTTTAAAAGATGCTCATTTGGTGATATGG AATTTTCTTTCCATTGTCTTGGGGATTGGGATTCTGGACAACGCTCCGGAGAGCGCTATATTGCACTTATGGATATCCAAGCAACTAGTAAGGATGTTATCGAGAGCCGTCCCCGCTATCGTTGTGCA TTGTACAAAAAGAACGAGGAATCTGGAGAAATATCCTTAGCACTCTCAGCAGATTCATCATGTAGTAGTCAGCTCATTTCATCAGAAAAAGGCTATGAAACTCTTTTGTTGAGTCCTCAAACAAAGCCTGCTCAAATTGTCAACCAAGGGCAGCAGCAAGCTTGTTTCCCAAGCTTTGCACAAGGGAAATGGGAATACTTGGAAATTAAGGGGGAGTCTGTACTTCTAAAGGATCAACGAGAATTTAAGACTTATAGTGGACAGTGTACTCGAAGATCAGAGCAGCATATTGAGAAATATATCATCTTTGCTCGAACTCATTGTGGAGAAGAAACCTATAAATGTCTCTGGCTTAAAAATCGTGGGGACAATGCCCTGGAATTTAAATTAG gatCTTACTCATCAAAGAACCCTGTGGAGGAACTCTGTGATGATGAAAGTTTTGTTGATGAGACATGGCGGACTCAAGGTCGTCTAAGTGTCACGGATCCCACACCTTATCCTATTATAGGAGAATATACGGGTGTTATACCAGATACTGATGGGCTCTGCGCCAAGTTGTACTCTGACTGTAACAATCCTGAAATCATGTTTTATACCATTTTCAATTGCTTCAACCGTTCAGAGATTTTTGAAGAGAGGGAATATAGCTGTCTGGGGCAATGGACGGATGAGGATGATGGACTCATCTATACGTACACTCGAAGAAAAGACATGATAGGCTTCGAATGTTTTGTGGCAGTCATGAGTCCTCGAAGCGGGGATATTTTTCTTCGCGAAGCAAGTCATAATTGTGAGAGAGGTCAAACCCCAAAGAGGAATGGAATGAAATTAACGCAAGTGTCTAAATGCTATGGCCGATTTCGAAAAAAGCCATTTCATCCGTCTACTAGCATTTCCACAGAGCCAACTTATGAAACAAACTCTATTGACAGACTTTTAGCAAGTGGAGGAGACTCTCGATGGAGTACTTCTTCTGTTGGGCTACCAATGATCCTTGTTTGGatttatgttatgtttttatga